A genomic window from Streptomyces sp. WMMC940 includes:
- a CDS encoding DUF7927 domain-containing protein, with protein MPAAAALSAPAPDLEITKTASAKRVALGDTLTFTIRATNNGERDLPDVRFTDDLGGTLDDAVYDRNARTTLGRVAYAEPVLSYSGAIPAGRTATVTYSVTVGGEDGGDGGDGRLGGGLEVQSPRSNCGTGTKDARCTAAPVAEEVGELGAPRTDLGDEESHDHSLEQGHEDGLHGEGAEDGAQGGAGVPPAPGGPGSAAGAGHAGAPAHDSGDGNGSGAVGQIAAAGHDGERLWLLGGVALALSAAGAIALAATRDRGNH; from the coding sequence GTGCCGGCGGCTGCCGCCCTGTCGGCGCCGGCCCCCGATCTGGAGATCACCAAGACGGCGTCGGCGAAGAGGGTCGCCCTCGGGGACACCCTCACGTTCACCATCAGGGCGACGAACAACGGCGAGCGGGACCTCCCCGACGTGCGCTTCACCGACGATCTCGGCGGCACCCTCGACGACGCCGTCTACGACCGCAACGCCCGGACCACCCTCGGCCGGGTCGCGTACGCCGAGCCCGTGCTCTCCTACTCGGGTGCCATCCCGGCCGGGAGGACGGCGACCGTCACCTACTCGGTCACCGTGGGCGGCGAGGACGGTGGCGACGGCGGCGACGGCCGGCTCGGCGGCGGCCTGGAGGTCCAGTCCCCGCGGTCCAACTGCGGCACCGGCACCAAGGACGCCCGGTGCACGGCGGCGCCCGTGGCCGAGGAGGTCGGGGAGCTCGGGGCTCCCCGTACCGACCTCGGCGACGAGGAGAGTCACGACCACAGCCTCGAACAGGGCCATGAGGACGGTCTCCACGGGGAGGGCGCCGAGGACGGTGCCCAGGGTGGGGCGGGCGTGCCGCCGGCCCCCGGTGGCCCCGGCAGTGCGGCGGGCGCCGGGCACGCCGGTGCCCCGGCCCACGACAGCGGTGACGGCAACGGCAGCGGGGCCGTCGGCCAGATCGCGGCCGCCGGCCACGACGGCGAGCGGCTCTGGCTGCTCGGCGGAGTGGCCCTGGCACTCTCGGCCGCCGGCGCCATCGCGCTCGCGGCGACGCGCGACCGGGGGAACCATTGA
- a CDS encoding ABC transporter substrate-binding protein has protein sequence MQRRYISLVAAGVALGTTIALTGCGSTGGSDDVTLRLVAADYGNGAEDSSQKYWDELADRFEAGNPGVTVDVEVHSWKDVDRKVAEMVADGDAPDIAQIGAYADYANEDRLYRVDELVTIPTQADFLPELSEAGQTERVQYGLPFAASTRLLFFNEKLFADAGVEAPADWSQLRAAAERLKARGVKYPFALPLGSEESQAETMIWMLSGGGGYRDRNGGTYDIDSEQNVATFTWLKDNLVTPGLTGPVAPGKLDRAQAFEAFTRGEVGMLSGHPTLMQQAEKKGIRVGMVPMPGVDGKARASMGVADWMMAFKQNGHRKEIGRFLDFAYSDTNVLEFSGRYDILPVTVSASEAMAADGRHKRLWKFLEALPTSELYPSGEMSWAKVSASVKRNIGDAVAPQGDPATVLNRIANDAAKAESEADAE, from the coding sequence GTGCAGCGGCGCTACATCTCTCTGGTGGCGGCGGGGGTCGCACTCGGTACGACGATCGCCCTGACGGGGTGCGGCAGCACAGGGGGATCGGACGACGTGACCCTCCGGCTGGTCGCCGCCGACTACGGGAACGGCGCGGAGGACTCCTCGCAGAAGTACTGGGACGAACTCGCGGACCGGTTCGAGGCGGGCAACCCCGGCGTCACGGTCGACGTCGAGGTCCACTCCTGGAAGGACGTCGACCGCAAGGTCGCCGAGATGGTGGCAGACGGCGACGCCCCGGACATCGCCCAGATCGGCGCCTACGCCGACTACGCCAACGAGGACAGGCTGTACCGCGTCGACGAACTCGTCACGATCCCGACGCAGGCCGACTTCCTGCCGGAGCTGAGCGAGGCGGGCCAGACCGAGCGGGTGCAGTACGGCCTGCCGTTCGCGGCCAGCACGCGGCTGCTGTTCTTCAACGAGAAGCTGTTCGCCGACGCCGGCGTCGAGGCCCCGGCCGACTGGTCGCAGCTGCGCGCCGCGGCGGAGCGGCTGAAGGCGCGCGGGGTGAAGTACCCTTTCGCCCTGCCGCTGGGCTCCGAGGAGTCGCAGGCCGAGACGATGATCTGGATGCTGAGCGGGGGCGGCGGTTACCGCGACCGCAACGGCGGCACCTACGACATCGACTCCGAGCAGAACGTCGCCACGTTCACCTGGCTGAAGGACAACCTCGTCACCCCCGGGCTCACCGGACCCGTCGCGCCCGGGAAACTGGACCGCGCCCAGGCCTTCGAGGCGTTCACCCGAGGCGAGGTCGGCATGCTCAGCGGCCATCCCACCCTCATGCAGCAGGCCGAGAAGAAGGGCATCCGGGTCGGGATGGTCCCCATGCCCGGCGTGGACGGCAAGGCCCGGGCGTCGATGGGCGTGGCGGACTGGATGATGGCGTTCAAGCAGAACGGCCACCGCAAGGAGATCGGCCGATTCCTCGACTTCGCCTACAGCGACACGAACGTCCTGGAGTTCTCCGGCCGTTACGACATCCTCCCGGTGACGGTGAGCGCGAGCGAGGCCATGGCGGCGGACGGCAGGCACAAGCGCCTGTGGAAGTTCCTCGAGGCGCTCCCGACGTCCGAGCTGTACCCGTCCGGCGAGATGTCCTGGGCGAAGGTCAGCGCGAGTGTGAAGCGGAACATCGGCGACGCCGTCGCACCGCAGGGGGACCCGGCGACGGTGCTGAACCGGATCGCGAACGACGCGGCGAAGGCGGAGAGCGAGGCGGACGCGGAATAG
- a CDS encoding DUF3263 domain-containing protein gives MTDDLDDLPGRDRAVLAFERASWAGPGAKERAIREELGISPTRYYQLLNALLDDPRALAHDPVTVNRLRRVREARRARR, from the coding sequence ATGACCGACGACCTCGACGACCTCCCCGGGCGGGACCGCGCCGTGCTGGCCTTCGAGCGGGCGTCGTGGGCCGGGCCCGGCGCCAAGGAGCGGGCGATACGGGAAGAGCTCGGTATCTCCCCCACCCGCTACTACCAGCTCCTCAACGCCCTCCTGGACGACCCGCGAGCCCTCGCTCACGACCCCGTGACGGTGAACCGTCTGCGGCGGGTCCGGGAAGCGCGGCGGGCGCGGCGGTGA
- the thrC gene encoding threonine synthase, translating into MAVQTVATTDSADTVDLGPASGLSCRECGERFALGPIFACEACFGPLEVAYDLPSGDVEELRKRIESGPENIWRYAPLLPVPADVASKPNLNPGFTKLVQADNLARELGVTGGLWVKDDSGNPTHSFKDRVVAQAIEAARAFGFTTLSCSSTGNLAGAVGAAAARAGFRSCVFIPHDLEQGKVVMAAVYGGELIGIEGNYDDVNRFCSELIGDPAGEGWGFVNVNLRPYYAEGSKTLAYEICEQLGWRLPDQIVIPIASGSQLTKIDKGLQELIKLGLVEDRPYKIFGAQAEGCSPVSVAFKAGHDVVRPQKPDTIAKSLAIGNPADGPYVLDICRRTGGAVEDVTDEEIVDAIKLLARTEGIFTETAGGTTLGVAKKLIEAGVIDPSLTTVVVNTGDGLKTLDAVAPTTGMSAVIRPNLDSFREAGLA; encoded by the coding sequence ATGGCTGTGCAGACTGTTGCCACCACCGATTCTGCCGACACCGTCGACCTGGGCCCCGCCTCCGGGCTCTCCTGCCGCGAGTGCGGCGAGCGCTTCGCCCTCGGTCCGATCTTCGCCTGCGAAGCCTGTTTCGGGCCGCTCGAAGTCGCGTACGACCTGCCGAGCGGCGACGTCGAGGAACTGCGCAAGCGGATCGAGAGCGGTCCGGAGAACATCTGGCGCTACGCGCCGCTGCTGCCCGTGCCCGCCGACGTGGCGAGCAAGCCGAACCTGAACCCGGGCTTCACCAAGCTCGTCCAGGCCGACAACCTCGCGCGCGAGCTCGGCGTCACCGGCGGACTCTGGGTCAAGGACGACTCCGGCAACCCGACCCACTCCTTCAAGGACCGGGTCGTCGCCCAGGCGATCGAGGCCGCCCGGGCCTTCGGCTTCACGACCCTCTCCTGCTCCTCCACCGGCAACCTGGCCGGTGCCGTGGGTGCCGCGGCCGCGCGCGCCGGCTTCCGCTCCTGCGTGTTCATCCCGCACGACCTGGAGCAGGGCAAGGTGGTCATGGCCGCCGTCTACGGCGGAGAGCTGATCGGCATCGAGGGCAACTACGACGACGTCAACCGCTTCTGCTCCGAGCTCATCGGCGACCCGGCCGGCGAGGGCTGGGGCTTCGTCAACGTCAACCTCCGCCCGTACTACGCCGAGGGCTCCAAGACGCTGGCGTACGAGATCTGCGAGCAGCTCGGCTGGCGACTGCCGGACCAGATCGTCATCCCGATCGCCTCCGGCTCCCAGCTCACCAAGATCGACAAGGGGCTCCAGGAGCTGATCAAGCTGGGTCTGGTCGAGGACCGGCCCTACAAGATCTTCGGTGCCCAGGCCGAGGGCTGCTCCCCGGTGTCCGTGGCGTTCAAGGCCGGCCACGACGTGGTCAGGCCGCAGAAGCCGGACACCATCGCCAAGTCCCTGGCGATCGGCAACCCGGCGGACGGTCCGTACGTGCTCGACATCTGCCGGCGCACCGGTGGTGCCGTGGAGGACGTCACCGACGAGGAGATCGTGGACGCGATCAAGCTGCTGGCCCGCACCGAGGGCATCTTCACCGAGACCGCGGGCGGCACGACCCTCGGTGTGGCGAAGAAGCTGATCGAGGCCGGGGTGATCGACCCGTCCCTCACCACGGTGGTCGTCAACACGGGTGACGGCCTCAAGACCCTCGACGCGGTGGCCCCGACGACGGGTATGTCCGCAGTCATCCGCCCCAACCTGGACTCCTTCCGAGAGGCTGGCCTCGCATGA
- a CDS encoding alpha,alpha-trehalose-phosphate synthase (UDP-forming), which translates to MVSEHEHAARVLVASNRGPVTYAFREDGTLDARRGGGGLVSGLSAIGPEADALWVCSALGDGDREAVRRGIGEPGVRMLDIDAAVHADAYNGIANSVLWFVNHMLYQTPLEPVFDAGFRRQWVAYEAYNQAFAQALAESAGPDATVLVQDYHLALVPGMLRDLRPDLRIGHFSHTPWAPPEYFRMLPDDIAEQLLLGMLGANRLGFLTQRWLGAFQDCCHRVLADHDVDPHWPKDGPPSLEYRLRGHRRRRTELGVHGLGADADFLRERSRRADVDERMAALREQIGGDERGPDRRRTIVRVDRTELSKNIVRGLLAYRTLLDEHPEWRERVVHLAFAYPSRQDLAVYRDYTAEVSRVAEEINARYGTPGWTPVLLHVKDDFARSLAAYRMADVALVNPIRDGMNLVAKEIPVVSEAGCALVLSREAGAYAELGDDALVVNPYDVTGTADALHRALSMPDTERAERSKRLAAAATALPPQQWFLDQLHALEALDEGVTEAD; encoded by the coding sequence ATGGTCTCTGAGCACGAGCACGCCGCAAGAGTTCTCGTCGCCTCCAACCGGGGCCCGGTCACGTACGCCTTCCGGGAGGACGGCACGCTCGACGCGCGGCGCGGCGGCGGCGGACTGGTGTCCGGACTGTCGGCCATCGGCCCCGAGGCGGACGCCCTGTGGGTGTGCTCCGCACTCGGTGACGGGGACCGCGAGGCGGTGCGGCGCGGGATCGGCGAACCGGGCGTGCGGATGCTGGACATCGACGCCGCCGTGCATGCCGACGCGTACAACGGCATCGCGAACTCGGTCCTGTGGTTCGTCAACCACATGCTTTACCAGACACCGCTGGAGCCCGTCTTCGACGCCGGGTTCCGGCGCCAGTGGGTGGCGTACGAGGCGTACAACCAGGCCTTCGCGCAGGCCCTGGCCGAGTCGGCCGGCCCGGACGCGACCGTACTGGTGCAGGACTACCACCTCGCGCTGGTACCGGGCATGCTCCGGGACCTGCGGCCCGATCTGCGCATCGGCCACTTCTCGCACACTCCGTGGGCCCCGCCGGAGTACTTCCGGATGCTCCCGGACGACATCGCCGAGCAGTTGCTCCTCGGGATGCTCGGGGCGAACCGGCTGGGGTTCCTGACCCAGCGGTGGCTCGGCGCCTTCCAGGACTGCTGCCACCGGGTCCTGGCCGACCACGACGTGGACCCGCACTGGCCGAAGGACGGGCCGCCCAGCCTCGAGTACCGGCTGCGGGGGCACCGCCGGCGGCGGACCGAGCTCGGGGTGCACGGCCTGGGCGCCGACGCGGACTTCCTGCGGGAGCGGTCGCGCAGGGCGGACGTGGACGAGCGCATGGCCGCGCTGCGCGAGCAGATCGGCGGCGACGAGCGCGGACCGGACCGCCGGAGGACGATCGTGCGCGTGGACCGGACCGAGCTGTCCAAGAACATCGTGCGCGGACTGCTCGCGTACCGCACCCTGCTGGACGAGCACCCGGAATGGCGCGAGCGGGTCGTGCACCTCGCCTTCGCCTACCCCTCGCGCCAGGACCTGGCCGTGTACCGCGACTACACGGCCGAGGTCTCCCGGGTCGCGGAGGAGATCAACGCCCGGTACGGCACGCCCGGCTGGACCCCGGTGCTCCTGCACGTCAAGGACGACTTCGCCCGCTCGCTGGCGGCGTACCGGATGGCCGACGTCGCCCTCGTGAACCCCATCCGCGACGGGATGAACCTCGTCGCCAAGGAGATCCCGGTCGTCTCCGAGGCGGGCTGCGCGCTGGTGCTGTCGCGCGAGGCGGGCGCGTACGCGGAACTCGGCGACGACGCGCTGGTGGTGAACCCGTACGACGTGACGGGCACCGCCGACGCACTCCACCGGGCGCTGTCCATGCCGGACACCGAACGCGCGGAGCGCAGCAAGCGCCTGGCCGCGGCGGCGACCGCGCTGCCACCGCAGCAGTGGTTCCTGGACCAGCTGCACGCGCTGGAGGCGCTGGACGAGGGCGTCACGGAGGCGGACTGA
- a CDS encoding glucosyl-3-phosphoglycerate synthase encodes MLEEVERWLARRSWSVADRPLDRLLSAKQDTTVSVVLPALNEEATVGEIVAAIRRDLMTDAVPLVDELVVVDSGSTDRTAEVAARAGARVVHRDAILPRIPAAPGKGEVLWRSLLATGGDVVCFVDADLKEFSADFVSGTVGPLLTDPEVQFVKAMYDRPLGDAPGQGGRVTELVARPLLNLHWPQLAGFVQPLGGEYAARRSLLERLPFPVGYGVELGLLVDALHTVGLDALAQVDVGVRLHRHQDGQALGRMAAAIYRTAQLRLSRGHLVRPALTQFERGEAGFVPRTHAVDTEERPPMVDIAEYARRAGRRNTGAA; translated from the coding sequence GTGCTGGAAGAGGTGGAGCGCTGGCTGGCCCGGCGGTCCTGGTCGGTGGCGGACCGTCCACTGGACCGGCTGCTGTCCGCCAAGCAGGACACCACGGTCAGCGTGGTGCTCCCCGCGCTGAACGAGGAGGCGACGGTCGGGGAGATCGTCGCCGCGATCCGGCGCGACCTGATGACCGACGCGGTGCCGCTCGTGGACGAGCTGGTCGTCGTGGACTCGGGGTCGACGGACCGCACCGCCGAGGTCGCCGCACGCGCCGGCGCCCGGGTGGTGCACCGGGACGCGATACTCCCGCGCATCCCGGCCGCGCCCGGCAAGGGCGAGGTGCTGTGGCGTTCCCTCCTGGCGACCGGAGGCGACGTCGTCTGCTTCGTGGACGCCGACCTGAAGGAGTTCTCGGCGGACTTCGTGTCCGGGACCGTCGGACCGCTGCTGACCGACCCCGAGGTGCAGTTCGTCAAGGCGATGTACGACCGGCCGCTCGGCGACGCGCCCGGCCAGGGCGGGAGGGTGACCGAGCTGGTGGCCCGGCCCCTGCTCAATCTGCACTGGCCGCAGCTCGCGGGGTTCGTCCAGCCGCTCGGCGGGGAGTACGCGGCGCGGCGCTCGCTGCTGGAGCGGCTGCCGTTCCCGGTCGGCTACGGGGTGGAGCTGGGCCTGCTGGTCGACGCGCTGCACACGGTGGGCCTGGACGCGTTGGCGCAGGTGGACGTGGGCGTACGGCTGCACCGCCACCAGGACGGGCAGGCGCTGGGCCGGATGGCGGCGGCGATCTATCGCACGGCCCAGCTGCGCCTGTCCCGAGGGCACCTGGTCCGCCCGGCCCTGACCCAGTTCGAGCGCGGCGAGGCCGGGTTCGTCCCGCGGACGCACGCGGTGGACACGGAGGAGCGCCCACCGATGGTGGACATCGCCGAGTACGCGAGACGGGCGGGGCGACGCAACACGGGCGCGGCGTAA
- the groL gene encoding chaperonin GroEL (60 kDa chaperone family; promotes refolding of misfolded polypeptides especially under stressful conditions; forms two stacked rings of heptamers to form a barrel-shaped 14mer; ends can be capped by GroES; misfolded proteins enter the barrel where they are refolded when GroES binds): MAKIIAFDEEARRGLERGMNQLADAVKVTLGPKGRNVVLEKKWGAPTITNDGVSIAKEIELEDPYEKIGAELVKEVAKKTDDVAGDGTTTATVLAQALVREGLRNVAAGANPMALKRGIEKAVEAVSGALLDQAKEVETKEQIASTASISAADTQIGELIAEAMDKVGKEGVITVEESQTFGLELELTEGMRFDKGYISAYFATDMERMEAGLEDPYILIYNGKVSSVKDLLPLLEKVMQSGKPLLIIAEDVEGEALSTLVVNKIRGTFKSVAVKAPGFGDRRKAMLGDIAILTGGTVISEEVGLKLENAGLDLLGRARKVVITKDETTIVDGAGESDQVQGRVNQIRAEIENSDSDYDREKLQERLAKLAGGVAVIKAGAATEVELKERKHRIEDAVRNAKAAVEEGIVAGGGVALLQASQVFEKLELDGDEATGAAAVKLALEAPLKQIAVNAGLEGGVVVEKVRNLTPGHGLNAATGEYVDLIAEGIIDPAKVTRSALQNAASIAALFLTTEAVIADKPEKAAAAAPGGMPGGDMDF; encoded by the coding sequence ATGGCCAAGATCATCGCGTTCGACGAGGAGGCACGGCGCGGTCTCGAGCGCGGGATGAACCAGCTCGCCGACGCCGTCAAGGTCACCCTTGGCCCCAAGGGCCGGAACGTCGTCCTCGAGAAGAAGTGGGGCGCCCCCACGATCACCAACGACGGTGTCTCCATCGCCAAGGAGATCGAGCTCGAGGACCCGTACGAGAAGATCGGCGCCGAGCTGGTCAAGGAAGTCGCCAAGAAGACGGACGACGTCGCCGGTGACGGTACGACCACCGCGACCGTCCTCGCCCAGGCGCTGGTCCGCGAGGGCCTGCGCAACGTGGCCGCCGGCGCCAACCCGATGGCCCTGAAGCGCGGTATCGAGAAGGCCGTCGAGGCCGTCTCCGGTGCCCTGCTCGACCAGGCCAAGGAGGTCGAGACCAAGGAGCAGATCGCCTCCACCGCCTCCATCTCCGCCGCCGACACCCAGATCGGCGAGCTCATCGCCGAGGCGATGGACAAGGTCGGCAAGGAAGGCGTCATCACCGTCGAGGAGTCCCAGACCTTCGGTCTGGAGCTGGAGCTCACCGAGGGCATGCGCTTCGACAAGGGCTACATCTCGGCCTACTTCGCGACCGACATGGAGCGCATGGAGGCCGGCCTCGAGGACCCGTACATCCTCATCTACAACGGCAAGGTCTCCTCGGTGAAGGACCTCCTCCCGCTGCTGGAGAAGGTCATGCAGTCGGGCAAGCCGCTGCTGATCATCGCCGAGGACGTCGAGGGCGAGGCCCTGTCGACCCTGGTCGTCAACAAGATCCGCGGCACCTTCAAGTCCGTCGCCGTCAAGGCCCCCGGCTTCGGCGACCGTCGCAAGGCCATGCTCGGCGACATCGCCATCCTCACCGGTGGCACGGTCATCTCCGAGGAGGTCGGCCTCAAGCTCGAGAACGCGGGCCTGGACCTGCTGGGCCGCGCCCGCAAGGTCGTCATCACCAAGGACGAGACCACGATCGTCGACGGTGCCGGCGAGAGCGACCAGGTCCAGGGCCGGGTCAACCAGATCCGCGCCGAGATCGAGAACTCCGACTCGGACTACGACCGCGAGAAGCTGCAGGAGCGCCTCGCGAAGCTGGCCGGCGGCGTGGCCGTCATCAAGGCCGGTGCCGCGACCGAGGTCGAGCTCAAGGAGCGCAAGCACCGCATCGAGGACGCCGTCCGCAACGCGAAGGCGGCCGTCGAGGAGGGCATCGTCGCCGGTGGTGGCGTGGCCCTGCTCCAGGCCTCCCAGGTCTTCGAGAAGCTCGAGCTCGACGGTGACGAGGCCACCGGTGCCGCCGCTGTGAAGCTGGCCCTGGAGGCCCCGCTGAAGCAGATCGCGGTCAACGCCGGCCTCGAGGGCGGCGTCGTGGTGGAGAAGGTGCGCAACCTGACCCCGGGCCACGGCCTGAACGCCGCGACCGGCGAGTACGTCGACCTCATCGCCGAGGGCATCATCGACCCGGCCAAGGTGACGCGTTCCGCGCTGCAGAACGCCGCGTCGATCGCCGCGCTGTTCCTCACCACCGAGGCCGTCATCGCCGACAAGCCGGAGAAGGCCGCCGCGGCTGCTCCGGGCGGCATGCCGGGCGGTGACATGGACTTCTGA
- a CDS encoding cold-shock protein, whose amino-acid sequence MAQGTVKWFNAEKGYGFIAVDGGADVFVHYSAIQMDGYRTLEEGQRVEFEISQGQKGPQADMVRVAG is encoded by the coding sequence ATGGCTCAGGGCACCGTCAAGTGGTTCAACGCGGAGAAGGGGTATGGCTTCATCGCGGTCGACGGTGGTGCGGATGTTTTCGTCCACTACAGCGCGATCCAGATGGACGGATACCGCACCCTGGAGGAGGGTCAGCGAGTCGAGTTCGAGATCTCGCAGGGCCAGAAGGGGCCGCAGGCGGACATGGTCCGCGTAGCCGGCTGA
- the otsB gene encoding trehalose-phosphatase, whose product MGSYSNALPEPTTAAGREGLAAVLERPSDSVVALDFDGTLAEIVPDPEQARAHPSTVPSLARLAPLVRSVVVVTGRPAGVAVRYGGFAGIEGLEHLVVLGHYGAERWDAVSGTVHAQPEHPGVAAVRAELPGLLDSMGVWQGTWIEEKGRAVAVHTRRADDPQAAFEALREPIADLAARHGLIVEPGRLVLEVRPPGVDKGIALAEYVREVNASAVVYAGDDLGDLAAFAAVEKLRSDGVPGLLLCSGGEVPELAERADLPLPGPAAVVAFLAALADRIDPRG is encoded by the coding sequence ATGGGCAGCTATTCCAACGCACTGCCGGAACCGACCACCGCCGCCGGCCGCGAGGGGCTCGCCGCGGTCCTCGAACGGCCCTCGGACAGCGTGGTCGCACTGGATTTCGACGGGACGCTGGCGGAGATCGTCCCGGATCCCGAGCAGGCGAGGGCGCATCCCTCGACGGTGCCCTCGCTGGCGCGACTCGCGCCGCTCGTGAGGTCGGTCGTCGTGGTGACCGGTCGGCCGGCCGGGGTCGCCGTCCGGTACGGCGGGTTCGCCGGCATCGAGGGTCTGGAACACCTCGTCGTCCTGGGGCACTACGGTGCCGAGCGGTGGGACGCCGTCAGCGGCACCGTCCACGCCCAGCCCGAGCACCCGGGCGTCGCCGCGGTACGGGCCGAGCTGCCCGGCCTCCTCGACTCGATGGGGGTGTGGCAGGGCACCTGGATCGAGGAGAAGGGCCGCGCGGTCGCCGTGCACACCCGCCGCGCCGACGACCCGCAGGCCGCGTTCGAGGCGCTGCGCGAGCCGATCGCCGATCTCGCCGCGCGCCACGGACTGATCGTCGAACCCGGCCGCCTCGTCCTCGAAGTGCGCCCGCCGGGCGTCGACAAGGGCATCGCGCTCGCCGAGTACGTCCGCGAGGTGAACGCTTCCGCGGTCGTCTACGCCGGCGACGACCTCGGTGATCTGGCCGCCTTCGCCGCCGTGGAGAAGCTCCGTTCGGACGGAGTGCCCGGACTGCTCCTCTGCAGCGGCGGCGAGGTCCCCGAACTCGCCGAGCGCGCCGACCTCCCGCTGCCCGGTCCCGCCGCCGTCGTCGCGTTCCTCGCCGCCCTGGCGGACCGCATCGACCCCCGAGGTTGA
- a CDS encoding MoaD/ThiS family protein, producing MSVNVRIPTILRTYTGGRAEVPAEGATLAEVIADLEKHHTGIAARVLDDQGKLRRFVNVYVNDDDVRFEQGLETATPDGAGVSIIPAVAGG from the coding sequence ATGAGCGTCAACGTCCGCATCCCCACCATCCTCCGCACCTACACGGGCGGCCGGGCCGAGGTCCCGGCCGAGGGTGCCACCCTCGCCGAGGTCATCGCCGACCTGGAGAAGCACCACACGGGCATCGCGGCCCGGGTCCTGGACGACCAGGGCAAGCTGCGCCGTTTCGTGAACGTGTACGTCAACGACGACGACGTGCGCTTCGAGCAGGGCCTGGAGACGGCGACGCCGGACGGTGCCGGGGTGTCGATCATCCCCGCGGTGGCGGGCGGCTGA